The following proteins are co-located in the Enoplosus armatus isolate fEnoArm2 chromosome 10, fEnoArm2.hap1, whole genome shotgun sequence genome:
- the slc25a48 gene encoding solute carrier family 25 member 48 yields MQTSKNFRMDDFIAGWIGGASSVVVGHPLDTVKTRLQAGRGYNNTLHCVLTIYRKETVMGFFKGMSFPLASITVYNSVVFGFFSNTQRLISKYRYGDGRHPCSMLDLTVASMLTGLMSVGLGAPVDLVKIRLQMQTQTVLAENLQLAGNVSNGTNIPLRSVDIPNQRLYRGPIHCISSIMQTEGLQGLYRGAGAMILRDVPGYMLYFIPYTIFCDLLKPDATSSPHPCSIWLAGGLAGSISWVTATPADVVKSRMQADAQLQRKYRGILHCIIHSYKTEGAQVFFRGASVNAIRGFPMSATMFLTYELSLQFFRGL; encoded by the exons ATGCAGACCTCAAAGAACTTTCGGATGGATGATTTTATCGCAGGATGGATCGGCG GAGCTTCCAGTGTGGTCGTGGGCCATCCGCTGGACACAGTCAAG ACGCGCCTCCAGGCGGGGAGAGGTTACAACAACACTCTGCACTGCGTCCTCACCATCTACCGCAAGGAGACG GTCATGGGCTTCTTTAAAGGCATGTCCTTCCCGCTGGCCAGCATCACCGTCTACAACTCAGTGGTGTTCGGCTTCTTCAGCAACACACAGAGGCTTATAAGCAAGTATCGCTATGGCGACGGGCGGCATCCCTGCAGCATGCTGGACCTGACTGTGGCCAGCATGCTGACTGGACTAATGTCGGTGGGCCTGGGAGCCCCGGTGGATCTGGTCAAGATCAGACTACAAATGCAGACGCAGACGGTTCTAGCAG AGAACTTGCAACTTGCCGGCAACGTATCGAACGGCACCAACATCCCTCTGCGCTCCGTCGACATCCCCAACCAGAGACTCTACCGAGGCCCCATCCACTGCATCAGCAGCATCATGCAGACCGAGGGCCTGCAGGGCCTGTACAGGGGGGCCGGGGCCATGATCCTGAGGGACGTTCCTGGATACATGCTCTACTTCATACCTTACACCATCTTCTGCGACCTACTGAAGCCAGACGCCACGTCAAGCCCTCATCCTTGTTCCATCTGGCTGGCTGGAGGACTAGCAG GGTCCATTTCCTGGGTCACGGCCACGCCAGCTGATGTGGTGAAGAGTCGTATGCAGGCCGACgctcagctgcagaggaagTACAGGGGAATATTACACTGCATCATCCACAGCTACAAGACAGAGGGAGCTCAG GTTTTCTTCCGCGGAGCATCAGTCAACGCCATCCGAGGCTTCCCGATGAGCGCCACCATGTTCCTGACCTACGAACTCTCCCTGCAGTTCTTCAGGGGACTCTAG